From the Leptospira kirschneri serovar Cynopteri str. 3522 CT genome, one window contains:
- a CDS encoding SpoIIE family protein phosphatase, whose product MGLDFLRSDLILFNYYSFGSLLVTITTFFLAAFFLSLKRKTVATFHLGIAFFTFGLFEIGYFMAAFYYHPIAAYHRWLTGCLILPTITHFTQFLIRYPSNNNRKFGFWMMSFQHILGFIVACFFIYLTAISEKIYHFTAHHWDFNALIASKYLAFIIAFYSVIAFILIPFWRIITDKEKKKFAIFLFSIGFMIAAFYPNISNVLSRDGFMERSTYMTSNVIFFIAAFSVIVIAFINNSTERTTFMVKIVGITLFTICLIMQALVFISNQDKEAEYDSLNIVNAERVLESGRGNGEVQYTLRYDERTGELITDDYDPNYGLDLSLVKVDLQNTLIYEEIATLKEDHFRENLKIILDESPEYFAGHKDTIYNFVKGNSSLNTKDLKKELLKYAEKLNKDAFVNTNKLQGINSDSFCEQGKSYLEKNKDLESYRNGILKNLEGCSWKGKELSGKELKAEFLKYFSYFKPAETRHYRRSIDGLGHHVAFMKYLPSKKQIVELGFSYKRYREFVHPTSVKQTIILFAVIFVVLVLFPLFFKSSLVNPLNNLLSGVEKVNKGDLDVQVPVKVRDEIGFLADSFNSMVSSIKQARRELQDYAENLEEKVKERTQEVQEKMEEVQRLKVQQDGDYFLTSLLAKPLFYNANKSKLVHSEFMLKQKKQFEFRGKHSDLGGDICITGNLRLGKPDHYKRYTMVMNGDAMGKSMQGAGGALVMGVVMNSIMARSAANNRILDKTPSEWLEDVYKEIHAVFKSFNGSMVISATIFLIEEESGKCFYFNAEHPFTVLYRDGKASFLEEGLQLRKLGLDSEFDFQVRTFELKKGDVLILGSDGRDDIDLTPEETIRTINEDENLFLVNVENGKGNLEDIESEIRKHGELTDDLSLLKVEFQTERKADEPEEVFTGGDRIEVALNPDVIYEDAKQLYKNGKVDQALELLKTGYTHDTANQKINKLLGLLSFKGKDYTTAIEVLNNYLKTDPGLHEYWFYLSIANKKVGKYEQALQASLKLNDIQPENLSNLVNLSDIYRLMDQFDLAEEIAKKLIHLDPGNQNGERLLKLIERDRA is encoded by the coding sequence ATGGGATTAGATTTTCTGAGATCAGATTTGATTCTCTTCAATTATTATTCTTTTGGAAGTCTTTTAGTAACGATTACAACTTTTTTTCTCGCCGCTTTTTTTCTTAGTTTAAAAAGAAAAACGGTCGCTACATTTCATCTCGGAATCGCTTTCTTTACGTTTGGTCTTTTTGAAATCGGATATTTTATGGCTGCGTTTTATTATCATCCGATCGCGGCTTATCATAGATGGTTGACTGGTTGTTTAATTTTACCTACAATCACACATTTTACTCAGTTTCTTATCCGTTACCCGAGCAATAACAATCGAAAATTTGGGTTTTGGATGATGAGCTTCCAACACATTCTCGGATTTATTGTTGCCTGCTTTTTTATTTATCTCACTGCTATTTCCGAAAAGATATACCACTTTACCGCTCATCATTGGGATTTTAACGCTTTGATCGCAAGTAAGTATCTTGCGTTTATCATTGCTTTTTATTCTGTTATTGCTTTTATTCTCATTCCTTTCTGGAGAATCATCACAGATAAAGAAAAGAAAAAATTTGCAATCTTCCTATTTTCTATTGGGTTTATGATCGCCGCATTTTATCCGAATATTTCAAACGTTTTAAGTCGAGACGGATTTATGGAAAGATCCACATATATGACTTCGAACGTTATCTTCTTTATTGCGGCTTTTTCGGTCATAGTAATCGCCTTTATCAACAATAGCACTGAAAGAACCACTTTCATGGTTAAGATCGTGGGAATCACGTTATTTACCATTTGTCTGATTATGCAGGCGCTTGTATTTATCTCTAACCAGGACAAGGAAGCAGAATACGATAGTTTGAATATTGTAAATGCCGAAAGGGTTTTAGAGAGTGGTCGTGGTAACGGCGAAGTACAATATACGCTTAGATACGACGAACGAACCGGCGAATTGATCACGGATGATTACGATCCAAATTACGGATTAGATTTATCTCTTGTTAAAGTCGACTTACAAAATACGTTGATTTATGAAGAGATCGCGACTCTAAAAGAAGATCATTTTCGTGAAAATTTAAAAATTATCTTAGACGAATCGCCAGAATATTTTGCAGGTCACAAAGATACTATCTACAATTTCGTAAAAGGAAATTCTTCTCTAAATACAAAGGATCTAAAAAAAGAGCTTTTGAAATATGCAGAAAAGCTAAATAAAGACGCTTTCGTAAATACTAATAAACTGCAGGGTATCAATTCCGATTCTTTTTGTGAACAAGGAAAGTCTTATTTGGAAAAAAATAAGGACTTAGAATCATATAGAAACGGAATTTTGAAAAATCTAGAAGGATGTAGCTGGAAAGGAAAGGAGCTTTCAGGTAAGGAGTTAAAAGCGGAATTTTTAAAATACTTCAGTTATTTTAAACCTGCTGAAACCAGACACTATAGAAGAAGTATAGACGGACTTGGACATCACGTTGCGTTTATGAAATATCTTCCTTCTAAAAAACAAATAGTAGAATTAGGTTTTTCTTATAAAAGGTATAGAGAGTTCGTACATCCTACTTCTGTAAAACAAACGATCATTTTGTTTGCGGTGATTTTTGTGGTTCTTGTATTATTCCCGTTGTTCTTCAAAAGTAGTCTTGTCAATCCATTGAATAATTTGTTGTCCGGTGTGGAAAAGGTAAATAAAGGAGATCTTGATGTTCAAGTTCCCGTAAAAGTGAGAGATGAAATTGGGTTTTTGGCGGATTCGTTCAACTCGATGGTTTCTTCTATCAAACAAGCCAGAAGAGAGCTTCAAGATTACGCGGAGAACTTGGAGGAAAAAGTAAAAGAAAGAACTCAGGAAGTCCAAGAGAAAATGGAGGAAGTCCAAAGGCTGAAAGTTCAACAGGACGGAGATTATTTTCTTACTTCTCTTTTAGCTAAACCACTTTTTTATAACGCGAATAAATCGAAACTCGTACATTCAGAATTTATGTTAAAGCAAAAAAAACAATTTGAGTTTCGTGGAAAACATTCCGATTTGGGCGGAGATATTTGTATCACCGGAAATTTACGTTTGGGAAAACCGGATCACTACAAACGTTATACGATGGTCATGAACGGGGATGCGATGGGCAAGTCTATGCAGGGCGCGGGTGGTGCTTTGGTGATGGGTGTCGTAATGAACTCCATTATGGCTCGTTCAGCGGCTAACAATAGAATTTTAGATAAAACACCTTCTGAATGGTTAGAGGACGTATATAAAGAGATCCACGCTGTGTTTAAATCGTTTAACGGAAGTATGGTGATTTCTGCGACGATTTTTTTGATCGAAGAAGAATCTGGAAAATGTTTTTATTTCAATGCGGAACATCCGTTTACGGTTTTGTATCGAGATGGAAAAGCCAGCTTTTTGGAAGAAGGATTACAACTTCGTAAATTAGGATTAGATTCCGAATTCGATTTTCAAGTACGGACTTTCGAATTGAAAAAAGGAGACGTTTTAATATTAGGATCGGACGGTAGGGATGATATAGATCTTACTCCGGAAGAAACCATAAGAACGATCAATGAGGACGAGAATTTATTTCTCGTAAACGTAGAAAATGGAAAAGGAAATTTAGAGGATATTGAAAGTGAAATTCGCAAACACGGAGAACTAACGGACGATCTTTCTCTTTTAAAAGTAGAGTTCCAGACGGAAAGAAAAGCGGATGAGCCGGAAGAGGTTTTTACCGGAGGAGATAGAATCGAAGTCGCCTTAAATCCTGACGTAATTTACGAAGATGCAAAACAACTTTATAAAAACGGAAAAGTAGATCAAGCTCTTGAACTTCTTAAAACGGGATATACTCACGATACGGCAAATCAAAAGATAAATAAACTTTTGGGTCTTCTCAGTTTTAAAGGGAAAGATTATACAACCGCAATCGAAGTTTTAAACAACTATCTCAAAACGGATCCGGGATTGCACGAATATTGGTTTTATCTTTCCATTGCAAATAAGAAAGTAGGAAAGTATGAACAAGCTCTTCAAGCGAGTTTAAAACTAAACGATATTCAACCGGAGAATTTATCCAATTTAGTGAACCTTTCCGATATTTATCGTTTGATGGATCAATTTGACTTGGCCGAAGAAATTGCAAAAAAACTAATACACTTGGATCCAGGAAATCAAAACGGAGAAAGACTTTTGAAACTCATTGAAAGGGATCGTGCGTAA
- a CDS encoding dicarboxylate/amino acid:cation symporter, translating into MRVFEKLTSLNVKILSSLKEKLWLKIFVGMLAGILTGVLLGSDLSLVDRNTTQLVTSWLIIPGFIFINLLQMIMIPLIFSSIILGICSAENLENIKKLGIRTLIYFVFTTFIAVIIGITLALWLKPGKSAIQIQTILSSKVPAPVEIPSLDKYPELLMSFFPKNPFLSITQGEMLNVIVFSILLGIAILSVSKDLSKPILEILNSVFQISMKIVHWAMVLTPFAVFGLMTKAISSIGIELLVTLGAYMSVVLLGLFLIIVVYSIVLIFLARRNPIDFFTKIAGLQLLAFSTSSSAAVMPVSIQTATENLGIRKNIAEFIIPVGATINMDGTALYQSVATIFLAQYFGIELAPTQLVFILFATVGASIGTPSTPGVGIVILATILSGLGIPTEGIGIILGVDRFLDMCRTTINVTGDITASCVMDKMT; encoded by the coding sequence ATGCGAGTTTTCGAGAAACTAACTTCCCTTAATGTCAAAATCCTAAGTAGTTTGAAAGAAAAACTTTGGTTAAAAATCTTCGTTGGAATGTTGGCTGGAATTCTTACTGGAGTTTTACTCGGTTCTGATTTATCTTTGGTCGATAGAAACACCACACAACTTGTCACTTCTTGGCTCATTATACCCGGATTTATATTTATCAACCTTTTGCAGATGATTATGATACCTTTGATTTTTTCTTCTATTATTCTCGGAATTTGTTCCGCCGAAAATTTAGAGAATATTAAAAAACTAGGAATCAGAACCTTAATTTATTTCGTTTTTACAACTTTTATCGCGGTTATAATCGGGATTACGTTGGCCCTTTGGTTAAAACCTGGAAAATCAGCGATCCAAATTCAAACTATTCTTAGTTCCAAAGTTCCAGCTCCGGTTGAGATCCCATCTTTGGATAAATATCCGGAGTTATTGATGTCATTCTTTCCGAAGAATCCATTTTTATCGATTACTCAAGGAGAAATGTTAAACGTAATCGTGTTTTCGATTTTGCTCGGAATCGCAATCCTTTCCGTTTCCAAAGATTTATCAAAACCGATTTTAGAGATATTAAATTCAGTTTTTCAGATTAGTATGAAAATTGTACATTGGGCGATGGTTCTAACTCCTTTCGCCGTTTTTGGTTTGATGACAAAGGCAATTTCTTCTATCGGCATAGAATTATTAGTTACTTTAGGCGCTTATATGAGTGTCGTTTTATTGGGACTTTTTTTAATCATTGTAGTTTATTCGATTGTTCTTATTTTTTTAGCCAGAAGAAACCCGATCGACTTTTTCACTAAAATTGCAGGTTTACAATTACTAGCATTTTCAACTTCAAGTTCTGCAGCTGTAATGCCCGTTTCGATTCAAACAGCAACTGAAAATTTAGGAATAAGAAAAAACATAGCAGAATTTATCATTCCAGTCGGAGCAACCATCAACATGGATGGAACTGCACTTTATCAGTCAGTAGCTACTATTTTTTTAGCGCAGTATTTTGGAATCGAATTAGCTCCGACTCAATTGGTATTCATCCTTTTTGCCACCGTTGGAGCATCGATCGGAACTCCGAGTACTCCAGGTGTCGGAATTGTCATCTTAGCCACAATTCTTTCTGGATTAGGAATTCCAACGGAAGGAATTGGAATCATTTTAGGAGTAGATCGTTTTTTAGATATGTGCAGAACGACCATTAACGTCACGGGAGACATTACGGCTTCCTGTGTAATGGATAAGATGACTTGA
- a CDS encoding MATE family efflux transporter: MHHSINIETRRKFYKLTFYNILANITVPLTGLVDTAILGNINTYVFMAGAALSGIIFDFMFWMFGFLRMGTTGLTAQAIGEKNEKESIFILIRSISLACFFGAMILILSPWIREIGFQILEGSSEVKTAGVSYFDARISGSIAVLCNYVFTGWFLGRGKSSIVLIGTLVGNGINILLDVWFILKLGWEAYGAGLATSISQFGMLFVFISSFFIELKIQNILKFLLSNNKSLFSVQGFSSLLHLNKDIFLRTLFLIVTFSVFRNFSSEAGTEILAANSILLQLILVSAYLVDGAAFATESLAGNIYGKKNWKLLKELLYLAFYNSIFFTSIFLGFVFLFPNLIFGMITKSDKVFSLLIDYRFWLFPVLEVGAIAFILDGFFIGLTKGKILRNSMLISTAFFFFPIVYLGKIQKDNHLLWFSLVLLMVGRALTLSFQAKKFFEKCKLT, translated from the coding sequence ATGCACCATTCGATAAACATCGAAACACGCCGTAAATTTTATAAACTTACGTTCTATAATATTCTTGCAAATATCACGGTCCCTCTTACCGGTCTAGTGGATACAGCTATATTAGGAAATATTAATACTTATGTTTTTATGGCGGGAGCCGCTTTATCCGGAATAATTTTCGATTTTATGTTTTGGATGTTTGGTTTTTTAAGAATGGGTACCACAGGCTTAACAGCCCAGGCAATAGGAGAAAAAAACGAAAAAGAATCCATTTTCATTTTGATTCGATCAATTTCTCTAGCTTGTTTTTTCGGAGCGATGATTCTTATTCTTTCTCCATGGATTCGGGAAATCGGATTTCAAATTTTAGAAGGAAGCTCCGAAGTCAAAACCGCAGGAGTTTCATATTTTGACGCCAGAATTTCGGGTTCGATCGCGGTTCTTTGTAATTACGTTTTTACCGGTTGGTTTTTAGGAAGAGGAAAGAGTTCGATCGTATTGATCGGGACCTTAGTCGGGAACGGAATCAATATTCTTTTAGATGTTTGGTTTATTCTTAAATTAGGTTGGGAAGCCTATGGGGCCGGTTTAGCCACGAGTATCAGTCAATTTGGAATGTTGTTCGTTTTTATATCTTCATTTTTTATAGAATTAAAAATTCAGAATATTTTAAAATTCTTATTATCAAATAATAAAAGTTTATTTTCAGTTCAAGGCTTTTCTTCCCTTCTTCATCTGAACAAAGATATTTTTTTGAGAACCTTGTTTTTAATCGTTACATTTAGTGTTTTTCGAAATTTCAGTTCGGAAGCAGGCACGGAAATTTTAGCGGCAAATTCAATTCTACTTCAACTGATCCTTGTCAGCGCATATTTAGTAGACGGTGCTGCATTTGCTACGGAAAGTTTGGCCGGAAATATATATGGTAAAAAAAATTGGAAACTACTTAAAGAACTTCTTTATTTAGCTTTTTATAATTCTATTTTCTTCACTTCCATTTTTCTTGGTTTTGTTTTTTTGTTTCCCAATCTTATCTTCGGAATGATTACAAAAAGTGATAAGGTGTTCTCTTTGTTAATAGATTATAGATTTTGGTTATTTCCAGTGTTAGAAGTCGGAGCGATTGCGTTTATTTTAGACGGTTTTTTTATAGGACTTACAAAAGGGAAAATTCTCCGTAATTCTATGTTGATTAGTACCGCTTTTTTCTTTTTTCCAATTGTTTATCTTGGAAAAATTCAGAAGGACAATCACCTTCTTTGGTTTTCTTTAGTTTTACTTATGGTTGGAAGGGCTTTAACTTTATCTTTTCAAGCAAAAAAGTTTTTTGAAAAATGTAAACTAACGTAA
- a CDS encoding site-2 protease family protein: MFVLTFLTLTFQSEFFSIPFLSTESLKELFFLRLPYSLSLIIILLAHEMGHFLAARYYGIQVTWPYFIPIPLAPIGTMGAVIRILEPIRNKKQLFDIGIWGPLMSLILSVPCYVIGIYMSSLVPMESVKGNPGIISFGESIFTIFVNQWILGPFNPAVQDVWIHPLAQAGWVGLLVTAINLLPFGQLDGGHVIYSVFGERYRNWIYYLFICFLFLCLWNFSWLLWGFLIYFIIKIEHPFVPDSTVPLDRVRRIGGLLILFTLVFIFVPSPIQFGTDINRPGLAEEIWTSLKSVYSDL, from the coding sequence TTGTTTGTATTAACCTTTTTGACTCTTACATTTCAAAGTGAATTTTTCAGTATTCCTTTTTTATCGACTGAATCCTTGAAGGAATTGTTTTTTCTTAGACTTCCATATTCTCTTTCTTTGATTATAATTCTTTTAGCTCACGAGATGGGGCATTTTTTAGCGGCCCGTTATTACGGTATTCAAGTAACCTGGCCGTATTTTATACCGATTCCATTAGCTCCAATTGGAACTATGGGTGCTGTCATTCGAATTTTGGAACCGATCCGGAATAAAAAACAGCTCTTTGATATAGGAATCTGGGGTCCTCTTATGAGTTTGATTCTTTCCGTACCTTGTTATGTGATAGGAATCTATATGTCTTCTTTGGTTCCGATGGAAAGTGTAAAAGGAAATCCAGGAATCATTTCTTTTGGAGAATCTATTTTTACAATTTTCGTAAATCAATGGATTTTAGGACCTTTTAATCCTGCCGTTCAAGACGTCTGGATTCATCCTCTGGCTCAGGCGGGTTGGGTCGGGCTTCTTGTAACGGCGATCAATTTACTTCCATTCGGTCAACTGGACGGCGGTCATGTGATTTATTCCGTTTTTGGTGAAAGATATAGAAATTGGATTTATTATCTTTTTATTTGTTTTTTGTTCCTATGTTTGTGGAATTTTTCCTGGTTACTGTGGGGTTTCCTGATTTATTTCATCATAAAAATAGAACATCCTTTTGTTCCTGACTCGACGGTTCCCTTGGATCGAGTTCGAAGGATTGGTGGTCTGTTGATTTTATTTACGTTAGTCTTCATCTTTGTACCTTCCCCCATCCAATTTGGAACGGATATAAATCGACCAGGTCTTGCTGAGGAAATATGGACTTCGCTCAAATCGGTTTACTCAGATCTTTAA
- the cysE gene encoding serine O-acetyltransferase: MFENIKFIRKYDPAAKSYLEIVLCYPGLHALWFHKLAHFLYRMKLPLIPRMINTFSRFITGIDIHPGAKIANGIMIDHGHGVVIGETATIAKGCLIYQGVTLGGTGKESGKRHPSLLENVVVGAGAKILGNITIGKNVRVGAGSVVMRDVPHDTTVVGIPAKVVRSKMPIGEEGEHMLDHNEIPDPVAKVFSILLERIETLQKEVHSMDKDGGIRSVKLKKEKDNLEEILDEFIHGGGI; this comes from the coding sequence TTGTTTGAAAACATTAAATTTATAAGGAAATATGATCCGGCTGCTAAGTCTTATTTAGAAATTGTACTCTGTTATCCCGGTTTACATGCCCTCTGGTTTCATAAACTGGCTCATTTTCTTTATAGGATGAAACTCCCTTTAATCCCAAGGATGATCAATACTTTTTCCAGATTTATCACTGGAATCGACATTCATCCCGGAGCAAAAATCGCAAACGGAATTATGATCGATCATGGACACGGAGTTGTAATCGGCGAAACCGCCACGATCGCAAAAGGATGTTTAATTTACCAAGGTGTTACTCTTGGAGGAACTGGAAAAGAATCCGGAAAACGTCATCCGTCTTTGCTCGAAAATGTAGTGGTAGGCGCAGGCGCTAAAATTCTTGGAAATATTACGATTGGAAAAAATGTACGAGTGGGTGCAGGATCCGTAGTTATGCGAGACGTTCCACATGATACTACCGTAGTCGGAATTCCTGCCAAAGTGGTTCGTTCTAAAATGCCAATCGGTGAAGAAGGCGAGCACATGTTGGATCACAACGAGATTCCGGACCCAGTCGCCAAAGTATTTTCTATCTTACTTGAAAGAATCGAAACTCTTCAAAAAGAAGTTCATTCTATGGATAAGGACGGCGGAATTCGTTCCGTTAAATTAAAAAAGGAAAAAGACAATTTAGAAGAAATTTTAGACGAGTTTATACACGGCGGAGGAATTTAA
- the mpl36 gene encoding RlpA family plasminogen-binding lipoprotein MPL36 produces MKQIAILTALIIFTSCASVESKRSVSASGDPSEIFFEKEIIPMDSNPNFVSQKPARRSFEEELSVEKYAKAQPPEKTNSSSGDFDEVGMSSWYGAKFHGKPTASGEKFDKTKLTAAHPTLPLGSIIRVQNLENQKEVIVRINDRGPFVKDRIIDLSERAADTLDFKDVGIAKVGIKVVKRGGATNEESEDLENSDDDEALLEDGKPEKLNPQKSDYQNKPIAGGKYIKGAPKGYTVQVGVFREQSRAESYKSNLGQEYGEKTFLFARDGLFVIQLGDFASRTEAESLKSKLKNDGIDCFIPKK; encoded by the coding sequence ATGAAACAAATAGCAATCTTAACCGCCCTGATTATTTTTACGTCTTGTGCGTCGGTAGAATCTAAACGAAGCGTCAGCGCTTCCGGAGATCCGTCGGAGATTTTTTTTGAAAAAGAAATCATTCCGATGGATTCTAATCCAAACTTCGTTTCTCAAAAACCTGCGCGTAGATCTTTCGAAGAAGAACTGAGCGTTGAAAAATACGCAAAGGCTCAACCACCTGAAAAAACAAATTCTTCTTCCGGAGATTTTGACGAAGTTGGGATGTCTTCCTGGTATGGCGCAAAGTTTCACGGTAAACCAACTGCAAGCGGAGAAAAATTTGATAAAACAAAACTAACTGCGGCGCATCCAACACTTCCTTTGGGTTCCATCATTAGAGTTCAAAATTTAGAAAATCAAAAAGAAGTAATAGTTCGTATTAACGATAGAGGGCCTTTTGTAAAGGATAGAATCATTGATCTTTCCGAAAGAGCAGCGGATACTTTGGATTTTAAAGATGTAGGTATTGCTAAAGTAGGTATTAAAGTAGTAAAACGTGGAGGAGCTACAAATGAGGAATCTGAAGATCTCGAAAACTCAGACGACGACGAAGCTCTTTTAGAAGATGGAAAACCTGAAAAATTAAATCCTCAAAAATCGGATTATCAAAACAAACCGATTGCCGGTGGAAAATACATCAAAGGTGCTCCTAAGGGATATACCGTTCAAGTAGGCGTTTTTCGGGAGCAATCTAGAGCCGAATCTTATAAGTCCAATCTTGGACAAGAATACGGTGAAAAAACTTTCCTATTTGCAAGAGACGGTTTGTTTGTAATTCAATTAGGGGATTTCGCAAGTAGAACTGAGGCGGAATCGTTGAAGTCAAAGTTAAAGAACGATGGAATTGATTGTTTCATTCCGAAAAAATAA
- a CDS encoding tetratricopeptide repeat protein has product MTGTDINKKFNQALTLEKEGKYPEAVRLYEDLIESQPKYQKSYLNLGALYSKQGNSKKAIEIYQKALQIGKSPELYYNIGIELYRTGETETAIRSLKKSLEIEKRFLKSHILLAYCYRQLEKDDKTELYLTNAIRLDPKNRMALTALATLYFEKERWKDCLETANKVNKLFPNDSRMQVLLSEVHTRLGNFKQSFEILKQATSRSKGFTRFSDVVEESKKNPEEAAFFNSLEKLTKNKLDEFRSKLEMNQENPEDFSPPNPQDALDLSLMYLFHGDKERALKYMLYAQKQLEENPQNDI; this is encoded by the coding sequence ATGACCGGGACGGATATAAACAAAAAATTCAACCAGGCTCTGACCTTAGAAAAAGAAGGTAAATATCCGGAAGCAGTTCGACTTTATGAAGATTTAATTGAATCACAACCTAAATATCAGAAATCTTATCTCAATTTAGGGGCACTTTATTCTAAACAAGGTAACTCTAAAAAAGCGATCGAGATCTATCAAAAAGCACTACAGATCGGAAAATCACCCGAACTTTACTATAACATTGGAATCGAACTTTATAGAACCGGTGAAACAGAGACGGCAATTCGGTCTCTTAAAAAATCTTTAGAAATTGAAAAGAGATTTTTAAAGTCGCATATCCTGCTCGCGTATTGTTATAGACAACTCGAGAAGGATGATAAAACCGAACTTTATCTTACAAATGCGATTCGGTTAGATCCGAAAAATCGAATGGCTCTTACAGCTCTTGCAACTCTATATTTTGAAAAAGAACGTTGGAAAGACTGTCTTGAAACGGCAAACAAAGTAAATAAACTCTTTCCGAACGATTCCAGAATGCAGGTGCTTCTTTCCGAAGTTCATACCCGTTTAGGAAATTTTAAACAGTCTTTTGAAATTCTTAAACAAGCGACTTCACGATCGAAAGGATTTACTCGTTTTTCAGACGTAGTCGAAGAATCCAAAAAAAATCCAGAAGAAGCGGCTTTCTTTAATTCATTAGAAAAGCTTACAAAAAATAAATTGGATGAATTCCGATCGAAACTCGAAATGAATCAGGAAAATCCAGAAGACTTCTCTCCCCCAAACCCTCAGGATGCACTTGATCTTTCTTTGATGTATTTATTCCATGGCGACAAAGAACGAGCTCTAAAGTACATGCTTTATGCACAAAAACAATTGGAAGAAAACCCGCAGAACGATATCTGA
- a CDS encoding tetratricopeptide repeat protein, with product MLQNYKKSFMRRNLWELPHFSFRILGQTLAFFIIFLFHFCIYPIREAEVLETDVSFLYLNSTEFSQNELEKMNSIWKVRRLRDKGTTAEDKNNLGILFAKNSLLDDAESSWKECMKISESNPVCFSNLIRMYYLIDEYEISKREISTYLKTAKKEQIQQVRKLLTSQNRKEETVLLLDVQSKIPGMEVVSWDELSSYFLEKQDYEKAYFYLEKILEINPYHKNARASMVLLAHDLEKWDDLLMFAMNLNSTDDKIPDLNYYIAKAYYEKRNYSEALEWIRKSPESEKETFSFIELWKKILLSVNPNSDLHPILTYIKKMQAKGIQIKEEDVLPTLNPSGKKTIEDIKVGR from the coding sequence ATGCTTCAAAACTATAAAAAGAGTTTTATGAGACGTAATCTGTGGGAACTACCACATTTTTCTTTTCGAATTTTGGGACAAACTTTGGCATTTTTTATCATTTTCCTTTTTCATTTTTGTATTTATCCAATCCGAGAGGCAGAAGTTTTAGAAACGGATGTTTCGTTTTTATACTTGAACTCCACTGAATTCTCACAAAACGAATTAGAAAAAATGAATTCGATTTGGAAAGTAAGAAGACTTAGAGATAAAGGAACTACAGCGGAAGATAAAAATAATCTGGGAATTTTATTTGCAAAAAATTCACTTTTGGATGATGCAGAATCGTCTTGGAAAGAGTGTATGAAAATTTCAGAATCAAATCCTGTATGTTTTTCAAATTTGATTCGAATGTATTATTTAATCGATGAATACGAAATCTCAAAAAGAGAAATTTCCACTTATTTAAAAACCGCAAAAAAAGAACAAATTCAACAAGTTAGAAAATTGCTCACGAGTCAAAATCGAAAAGAAGAAACCGTTTTACTTCTAGACGTCCAATCTAAGATTCCGGGTATGGAAGTGGTTTCTTGGGATGAATTGAGCTCTTATTTTCTCGAAAAACAAGACTACGAAAAAGCGTATTTTTATCTGGAAAAAATTTTAGAGATCAATCCTTATCACAAAAACGCTCGTGCATCTATGGTTCTTCTGGCTCACGATCTGGAAAAATGGGACGATCTTTTGATGTTCGCAATGAATCTCAATTCTACAGATGATAAGATTCCGGATTTGAATTATTATATTGCAAAAGCATATTACGAAAAACGAAACTACTCCGAAGCACTGGAATGGATTCGAAAATCCCCCGAATCTGAAAAAGAAACCTTTTCGTTTATAGAACTCTGGAAAAAAATTCTACTTTCGGTAAATCCGAACTCGGACTTACATCCGATCCTTACTTATATTAAAAAAATGCAAGCCAAGGGTATACAAATTAAAGAAGAAGACGTTCTACCGACTCTCAATCCTTCCGGAAAAAAGACGATCGAAGATATCAAAGTAGGAAGATAA